A DNA window from Bradyrhizobium barranii subsp. barranii contains the following coding sequences:
- a CDS encoding SDR family NAD(P)-dependent oxidoreductase, with amino-acid sequence MNDRFKDKVVIVTGAGSGIGAAAARRFHGEGAIVVLNGRREVKLAEVAAELGTDHCMIWPGDVSIAADVERLVADVVRQFGRIDILVNNAGTGALIDFLSSPVQLWRDLFAVNVDGVLYMTRAALPHLIESGGSIVNVSSLSGLGGDRGLSFYNATKGAVSNLTRSLALDFGPRGVRINAVCPSLTLTDLTTPIMEQYPELFAKLVERIPLGRGARSEEVASVIAFLASDDASFVNGVNLPVDGGVDASTGQAPFA; translated from the coding sequence ATGAATGATCGGTTCAAGGATAAAGTCGTCATCGTCACGGGCGCCGGCAGCGGCATCGGCGCCGCAGCCGCAAGGCGCTTTCACGGCGAAGGCGCCATTGTCGTGCTGAACGGGCGCCGGGAGGTCAAGCTGGCTGAAGTCGCTGCCGAACTCGGCACCGATCACTGCATGATCTGGCCCGGCGACGTCTCGATCGCCGCAGACGTCGAGCGCCTGGTCGCCGACGTGGTCCGGCAATTCGGCAGGATCGACATCCTCGTCAACAATGCCGGGACGGGTGCACTGATCGATTTCCTGAGCTCGCCGGTCCAGCTGTGGCGAGATCTCTTCGCGGTCAATGTCGACGGTGTCCTCTACATGACGCGCGCCGCGCTTCCGCACCTGATCGAAAGCGGCGGCTCGATCGTCAACGTGTCGTCTCTCAGCGGGCTCGGCGGCGATCGGGGCTTGAGCTTCTACAACGCCACGAAGGGGGCCGTCAGCAATCTCACACGCAGCCTGGCGCTCGACTTTGGCCCGAGAGGCGTGCGCATCAATGCGGTGTGCCCATCATTGACCCTCACCGACCTGACGACGCCGATCATGGAGCAATATCCGGAATTGTTCGCGAAGCTGGTGGAACGTATCCCCCTGGGGCGCGGAGCCCGGTCCGAGGAAGTCGCGAGCGTCATCGCATTTCTCGCAAGCGACGACGCCAGCTTCGTGAATGGGGTGAATCTGCCAGTCGACGGCGGCGTCGACGCATCGACCGGGCAGGCCCCCTTCGCGTAG
- a CDS encoding VOC family protein translates to MSETARVGAFAIVPSNDLAAAIPFWERLGFARAGGDADYVIMTGWGCEVHLTRAGNGPWRVPEHNPFGVFIRTPDVEAIAARVDDLVIRPGGLLRHREWGMYEVGINGPDGLLVRIGWPSELTHRPS, encoded by the coding sequence ATGTCTGAAACCGCGCGCGTCGGCGCTTTCGCCATCGTTCCGAGCAACGACCTTGCCGCTGCGATTCCGTTCTGGGAACGCCTCGGCTTTGCGCGCGCGGGCGGTGACGCCGACTACGTGATCATGACCGGTTGGGGCTGCGAGGTGCATCTCACACGAGCCGGCAATGGCCCGTGGCGCGTGCCCGAGCACAATCCCTTCGGCGTCTTCATTCGCACGCCCGACGTCGAGGCCATCGCCGCGCGCGTGGACGATCTGGTCATCCGCCCCGGTGGCCTGCTGCGTCACCGCGAATGGGGGATGTATGAGGTGGGCATCAACGGACCTGACGGTCTTCTCGTCAGGATCGGCTGGCCGTCAGAGCTGACGCATCGCCCTAGCTGA
- a CDS encoding RbsD/FucU domain-containing protein: MAPVDDPDRVPDVQRAVLAEIGRAVGRAVSPGKLSRPEFYRAAATGFGVVQVGDSRGYGCFLIRKGMIS; this comes from the coding sequence ATGGCGCCGGTCGACGATCCCGATCGCGTCCCCGACGTGCAGCGCGCGGTGCTGGCGGAAATCGGGCGCGCGGTTGGCCGCGCCGTCAGTCCCGGCAAGCTCTCGCGTCCGGAATTCTATCGCGCGGCGGCGACGGGGTTTGGTGTCGTGCAGGTCGGCGACAGCAGGGGGTATGGATGCTTCCTGATCCGGAAGGGCATGATCAGCTAG
- a CDS encoding caspase family protein → MFRLKPFLMTASLVGSLFGFASGPASAQVAPVQPAPIALQGPEQRVALVIGNSNYKNAPQLQNPDNDEESMAQFLNSAGFEVVAATDLTQNDMLRVVQDFSAKVSARGPNTVAMVYYAGHGVQLAGENYLVPVDAKVSNPTELVSNSVRLVDVMSTLETIPSRMRIVILDACRNNPFPDVNDAGRGLAIVDAPNGSIVGYSTAPGAEAQDGTNGHSPYTQAFLNVAREPNVPIEQLFKRVRLEVNQTTSGAQIPWESSSLTSDFTFFGDTAVAANRAPVNAPVVQVASNLPSRSTRQAYDYVVSEGRQEYYQEFIQMYPHDPLCDHIRWLLNNLLITQAWHKAVLANSPLGYKSFYDSYGNSPYAQVALKLQVQPKLIPLMQATKFLAPQNIAPTFKVSNLGQPKYMPLMQQGNGGAQVNGNLPVVQKPVDSNVIGKLGSGGQGVNLPSGNNQPNGTPSQTPGKIVTLPAPTNTTNTNGGTGKIVTLPATNNTQNGGSNNNGTTKGTPGKIVSMPVNVGKGGTTVDTKPVVQTQNNPIRVNTGVKLNNNPVNKVQVQNNQQNNRPQFNATNRVVNNGGNNFRQSMNQAPSMGGGNNHRGFMR, encoded by the coding sequence ATGTTCCGCCTAAAGCCTTTCCTGATGACGGCTAGCCTCGTGGGAAGCCTGTTCGGCTTCGCCAGCGGCCCTGCTTCCGCGCAGGTCGCCCCGGTCCAGCCTGCCCCGATCGCGCTGCAAGGCCCGGAGCAGCGCGTGGCGCTGGTGATCGGCAATTCCAACTACAAGAACGCGCCGCAGCTCCAAAACCCCGACAATGATGAGGAGTCGATGGCGCAGTTTCTGAACTCCGCCGGCTTCGAGGTGGTCGCCGCGACCGACCTGACCCAGAACGACATGCTCCGCGTCGTCCAGGACTTTTCCGCCAAGGTTTCCGCGCGGGGTCCGAACACTGTCGCCATGGTCTACTACGCCGGTCACGGCGTGCAGCTCGCCGGCGAGAACTATCTCGTCCCCGTCGATGCCAAGGTTTCGAACCCCACCGAGCTCGTGAGCAACTCGGTGCGCCTGGTCGACGTGATGTCGACGCTGGAGACGATCCCGAGCCGCATGCGCATCGTCATCCTCGATGCCTGCCGCAACAATCCGTTCCCTGATGTCAACGACGCCGGCCGCGGCTTGGCCATCGTCGATGCGCCGAACGGCTCGATCGTCGGCTACTCGACCGCGCCGGGTGCGGAAGCACAGGACGGCACCAACGGCCACAGCCCCTATACCCAGGCCTTCCTCAACGTCGCGCGCGAACCCAACGTGCCGATCGAGCAGCTGTTCAAGCGCGTGCGCCTCGAAGTGAACCAGACCACCAGCGGCGCGCAGATCCCGTGGGAAAGCTCGTCGCTGACCTCGGACTTCACCTTCTTCGGCGACACCGCTGTCGCCGCCAACCGCGCGCCGGTGAATGCGCCTGTCGTGCAGGTGGCCTCCAACCTGCCGAGCCGCTCGACGCGCCAGGCCTATGACTACGTCGTGTCCGAGGGACGGCAGGAGTACTATCAGGAGTTCATCCAGATGTACCCGCACGACCCGCTGTGCGACCACATCCGCTGGCTGCTCAACAACCTGCTGATCACACAGGCCTGGCACAAGGCGGTGCTCGCGAACTCCCCGCTCGGCTACAAGAGCTTCTATGACAGCTACGGCAACAGCCCCTATGCGCAAGTCGCGCTGAAGCTCCAGGTGCAGCCAAAGCTGATCCCCCTGATGCAGGCGACCAAGTTCCTGGCGCCGCAGAACATTGCTCCGACGTTCAAGGTCAGCAATCTCGGCCAGCCCAAGTACATGCCGCTGATGCAGCAGGGCAATGGCGGTGCGCAAGTGAACGGCAACCTGCCGGTCGTGCAGAAGCCGGTGGACAGTAACGTCATCGGCAAGCTCGGCAGTGGCGGTCAGGGCGTCAACTTGCCCTCGGGCAACAACCAGCCGAACGGCACGCCGTCGCAGACCCCGGGCAAGATCGTCACCCTGCCTGCGCCGACCAACACGACCAACACCAATGGCGGCACCGGCAAGATCGTGACGCTGCCCGCGACCAACAATACGCAGAATGGCGGCAGCAACAATAACGGCACGACCAAAGGCACGCCTGGCAAGATCGTCAGCATGCCGGTGAATGTCGGCAAGGGTGGCACGACCGTCGATACGAAGCCGGTCGTTCAGACGCAGAACAACCCGATCCGCGTCAACACCGGCGTGAAGCTCAACAACAACCCGGTGAACAAGGTGCAGGTCCAGAACAACCAGCAGAACAACCGCCCGCAATTCAATGCGACCAACCGTGTGGTCAACAACGGCGGCAACAACTTCCGGCAGTCGATGAACCAGGCGCCCTCCATGGGCGGCGGCAACAATCACCGCGGCTTCATGCGCTGA